One window of the Negativicutes bacterium genome contains the following:
- the radA gene encoding DNA repair protein RadA: MAKEKTRFVCQQCGYTTSKWLGRCPDCDSWSSFVEELEPTAEPHSKGGERLSEPQQLTKVTLAKEQRRLVGIEELDRVLGGGLVEGSLILVGGEPGIGKSTLMLQVALLLGQSRTSVLYWSGEESQQQIKMRANRLGAVPDTVYIQSETCLDQLQEIVLRLKPSCMVIDSIQTVYRSDLTSAPGTVSQVRDITAQLMRMAKTTGMVIFIVGHVTKEGAIAGPKMLEHMVDTVLYFEGDHHQNFRIVRAVKNRFGSTNEIGVFEMTENGLIEVKNPSAIFLAERPLHGPGSAVTALLEGSRPLLAEVQALVSNTNYQNPRRLANGFDHNRMAMLIAILEKRLGLQMGMLDAYINVAGGLRISEPAADLAVILALASSFRERPLDASVVAIGEVGLTGELRSVTRLEQRLREAARLGFERALIPAGGKPVRLEGIQLMPVRNIQEAIAAGLKGAVD, translated from the coding sequence CTGGCCAAAGAAAAAACCAGATTTGTTTGTCAGCAATGTGGTTACACGACCAGTAAATGGCTGGGCCGCTGTCCCGATTGCGACAGCTGGAGCAGCTTTGTGGAAGAATTGGAACCGACCGCTGAACCTCACAGCAAAGGAGGCGAGCGTTTATCGGAGCCGCAGCAGCTTACGAAGGTAACCTTAGCCAAAGAGCAGAGGCGTCTGGTCGGCATTGAGGAGCTGGACCGAGTGCTTGGCGGCGGTCTGGTAGAGGGTTCGCTGATTTTGGTTGGGGGAGAACCCGGCATCGGCAAATCTACGCTGATGTTGCAGGTCGCCTTGTTATTGGGCCAGAGTCGTACTTCGGTTTTATATTGGAGCGGTGAGGAATCGCAGCAGCAGATCAAAATGCGGGCGAACCGCCTGGGTGCGGTGCCTGATACGGTTTATATTCAATCGGAAACCTGTCTGGATCAATTGCAGGAAATTGTACTGCGCCTGAAACCCAGCTGTATGGTGATCGACTCCATTCAGACCGTCTATCGCTCCGATTTAACCTCTGCTCCCGGGACGGTCAGCCAGGTGCGTGACATTACCGCGCAGCTGATGCGCATGGCCAAAACCACCGGTATGGTGATATTCATTGTCGGCCATGTCACCAAGGAAGGCGCCATCGCCGGTCCAAAAATGCTCGAACACATGGTCGATACGGTGCTTTATTTTGAAGGGGATCATCACCAAAATTTCCGGATCGTGCGGGCGGTGAAGAATCGTTTCGGTTCCACCAATGAAATCGGTGTTTTTGAAATGACCGAGAACGGTTTGATTGAAGTGAAGAACCCTTCTGCTATCTTTTTAGCGGAGCGGCCGCTGCACGGACCCGGTTCTGCGGTGACCGCGCTGCTGGAAGGCAGCCGTCCGCTGCTGGCCGAGGTGCAGGCCTTAGTCAGTAATACCAATTATCAGAATCCCCGGCGCTTGGCCAACGGTTTCGATCATAACCGCATGGCTATGCTGATCGCTATTTTAGAAAAAAGACTCGGATTGCAGATGGGGATGCTGGACGCGTATATTAATGTAGCCGGCGGCTTGCGGATCAGCGAGCCCGCCGCCGATTTGGCGGTGATTTTAGCGCTGGCTTCCAGCTTCCGGGAAAGGCCGCTGGATGCCAGTGTGGTTGCTATTGGTGAAGTTGGTTTGACCGGTGAATTGCGCAGTGTGACACGCCTGGAGCAGCGGCTGCGCGAAGCAGCCCGACTGGGTTTTGAGCGGGCTCTGATTCCTGCAGGCGGCAAACCTGTCCGGTTAGAAGGAATACAGTTGATGCCTGTGCGCAACATTCAGGAAGCGATTGCCGCCGGTTTGAAGGGTGCGGTGGATTAA